Genomic segment of Iocasia fonsfrigidae:
TCTTCATCATAATCATTTAATGCCTTTAATATTTCTTCAAATTGACTACTGGCTGTATTCTTTTCCAGTGTTACTGGATGAAATACTATTAAAACATATCTATTGCCTAATTTTATCTTTAATTTTTTCTCTAATTTACTTTTAGATAATGTATCTATATTTAATATATTTTCAACCCCTAATGCACCAACATTAAAAACCCTAGCCGGCTCTTCTCCTAATTGTATAACCCTTTTTCTATATTCCTCTGTTGAAGTAAAATGCAAATATGCCATCTTGGTCATGCTGTGGCGAAAAGAATCATCAAAAGCACCTTCTGTTATTTCTCCACCATGAATATGAGCCACAGGTATTTTAGCAACTGCAGCTGCTGCCATAGCAGAAAATGTTTCAAACCTATCCCCTAAAATGACTATTAAATCAGGTTTTAACCTTGCATAGGCTTCTGAAAAACTAATCAGGGTTAAACCCATTGCTTTTGAAATGCCTACTGAGGTATCTGAACTTAATAGTACTTCTATTTTTTCATCAATATTAAAACAATCTTTTTCTATGTCCTTATAGGTTAGTCCAAACTCAGGTGATAAGTGCATTCCCGTAGCAATTAACTGTAATTCTAAAATATTAGATTCATTTATTCTATTTATTAATAGTTTTAATAACCCATACTCTGCCCTTGTACCAGTTACTACACAAACCTTCTTCTTTCTCATAACTCTATCATCTCATCTTTTTTGTAATTCCTTCTAGCAATTTTCCCAAGTACATTTTCCCACTGCATAGGGCTAATACCACAACCAGGACGTTTAATTGCTAAATTTTTTTCAGAAAACCTTTCTCCCTTTTTAATATCTCTAGCTGCTACAATACTCTTCCTGGCAATTTCTTTATTTTTTAATTCAGACTTAGAAGGTTTTTTAATACCATTACCCATAGCCTTTTCTATATTTCTAATAGAATCTACCATCTCTTTTAATTCTTCAGGCTCAAGACTGGCCCTATGGTCAGGTCCTTCCATTGTTTTATCCAAAGTAAAATGTTTTTCGATTACTTCTGCTCCCATAGCAGCTGCAGCTATGGGAACTTCTATTCCCCTGGTATGATCTGAATACCCTACTTTAACTTTAAAAGCATCTTTAATAGTCTGCATGGCTTTTAAATTTACATCTTCTAATGGTGTTGGATATTCTGTATTACAATGTAAGACAGTTATATCACTTGTGCCTGCTTTTCTTAATACATCAAGGGCGGCTTCTATTTCTCCCAGATTAGACATCCCGGTAGAT
This window contains:
- the neuC gene encoding UDP-N-acetylglucosamine 2-epimerase → MRKKKVCVVTGTRAEYGLLKLLINRINESNILELQLIATGMHLSPEFGLTYKDIEKDCFNIDEKIEVLLSSDTSVGISKAMGLTLISFSEAYARLKPDLIVILGDRFETFSAMAAAAVAKIPVAHIHGGEITEGAFDDSFRHSMTKMAYLHFTSTEEYRKRVIQLGEEPARVFNVGALGVENILNIDTLSKSKLEKKLKIKLGNRYVLIVFHPVTLEKNTASSQFEEILKALNDYDEELTKIFIKGNSDTDGRVINQMIDQFTDKNKNAYNFTSLLIEDYLSLLKHSYAIIGNSSSGILEAPSFKVHTINIGDRQKGRIKTNSVLDCGPKSEDILKCLKLIGEKEYHNSFKKIVNPYEKHGTSKKILKVIEDRLKSGKINLKKKFYNISFEVKI
- the neuB gene encoding N-acetylneuraminate synthase → MTKIFIIAEAGVNHNGNLETAKKLTEKAAWAGADAVKFQTFKADNLVTKNAQKAEYQLETTEKKDSQYTMLEKLEIDYEAHKELITHCRKNNIIFLSSPFDLESIDLLFNLGMKIWKIPSGEITNLPYLKKIGGFKDKVILSTGMSNLGEIEAALDVLRKAGTSDITVLHCNTEYPTPLEDVNLKAMQTIKDAFKVKVGYSDHTRGIEVPIAAAAMGAEVIEKHFTLDKTMEGPDHRASLEPEELKEMVDSIRNIEKAMGNGIKKPSKSELKNKEIARKSIVAARDIKKGERFSEKNLAIKRPGCGISPMQWENVLGKIARRNYKKDEMIEL